The sequence gaaaggtttggTGAAGAAAATGAGGCCTACGTGTTCGTTGggcagccaaaaaaaataaaaaaataaaaagaacccaTGGCAGAAGGTTAAAGAGAGTAAAAAAACCAGGTGTCACGACGTTATTGGAGACCGTCCATCGAAACTGAAATTTTTATCGTACGGTAGATAACTACGTGATGTGACTAGAGGAGGTACCATGTTGGTGGTTAAGGAATGATATATCATCTGCCATTTATtatctaaaatttaaattttagagaaatttttctgatttattattttttaatattatcatttttattataaaaaatatcattgtctttttttatattttgctttttgtttcgacgtaatattattttctaaaacttatatttaaggagttaaaatttaatttatttatctttcatttgacttatatttctaaaaacatcaaaaagcacacacacaaatatatatatatatatatattttaaattgctAAATCTCGAAAATGTTAAcgttaaaatccttttttttcaatttatctaaaaaataaaataaaataacaaattatacataataatcataataatcatgattgttttaaatataaattaaaaattaaactattaacatttgaaactatttttttcttaaaaagaaggttagttatgaatttgattatattatttttattcattattttttattttttaaaatgggtTTAAGAATTTAActaaataaagaatatatacgttgaattttaagtttatcattaaaagttttaaaaaataatactatatcgCAAGGAAATGAAATATAAGGAGATTATActgatatttttcttaatagaaatatgatgataaaaaaaataacaaaatacaaaaacagtataatgatatttattttaaattttaaatatttttttaaaaaaatgagtactaatttattaatatttgcaaataatggtATATAATATATTCCATTAAAACGAAAGCGGGAAAGATTTGGAATAGTAATGGAGGAATGGAAATAGTAAAATATAATCAATATCTTATCATTGGATTTTTTAACAGTATTTTGTTTATCGGTTAttcttaaaagttaaattttaaaaatgtatttaaaatttatatatatatatatatatatatatatatatatattctaatatgatttattttaatttttaaaaattgtaatattttattttcattaaatttaaaatacaattttaaaaattaatataaaagatttcattagatttaaaatacaattttaaatctaTCCTTAAAGAATTTAACTACTAAAAAGATttagaaattgaaattaataaataaaattttaatgtatttgATGAAAGATCGatataatagaaatatgaaagGAAGGTAGAACTACTAAACCGACACTTTTCTACCatattaattatagtaataaaaacaaaatcaagaataatggtctttaaaaaatatgtcaaataaaaataaaatggaagataCTTATAAGAACTTAATAAAAGTGATGAGAGCAATATGACAATTGAAGTGACAGATTAATAGTACAATCGAAaaaatagtgtttttttttttttttgggtaacgataaaaataaaaaactaaaaaaaaaaaaaagttgttagtTTTTAGTTTGCTACACTATTCAAATAAGAGAAGCGAAGGAAGGTTTTcaccaaatttaaaatattataaaaaaaaaataatgggcTAGAAAATTGTTCCTAAATTTTATCGTGCTAAAGTgctaattttttaacaaaataacattataaaatatttggacGGAAAATAACccccctccaaaaaaaaaaaaaaatacaaaacaaaaaaagcatgaAAATCTCATGGGTTGCTTCTGGGCCAATGTTTTTTCTCCGTCCAGTCCTGTAAACTTTTGATTAAGAAATtggagttaaaaaataaaaataaaaagcacgaGCTGCATGTGGGTATTTGCAAATTAAAATACCACCACCGACCCACCAATCAAAAACCTCAAGAACAGGTCAAACCACTTCCAAAAGTGGAGCAACTTCACACGCTCTTCTTTTACGTCTATACGCCTAAGGCCTAACCTTTCATTGCCGTTTTGAATCACATTTAAATCGCACcccaatttctcccaaaaaaaaaccaaactccATAGCTATTGTAAAAACCAGAGCTTTCAAAATTTCTATCAAAGAATTTCGTAGAAACGAGGGAAGAAAGCAGAGGAAAGCTGAAACATATTGACTCAAAATCGGTCTTTTGTCTAACAACCGTGTTACACACCTTGtgttataactatatatatattattaaaattttccaatattttatTGCTCTATTCTTagatatttttgcttttttaattcTTAGGTTGTTTCCTTTTGCTTCGCatatttattctttcttttttttttacattctctctcctctctctttctctctctctctctttgagcCGAGAAacattttttgggttttctcaGAGGCCCAGAAGTGATAAACCATCTGTGTTTTTCTAACTGGGTCTCTAATGGCAAGCTTGCTCTTGTCAGAATGTGGTCTTAGGCCTCTCCCACAAAATTTCGCAATACCCAGAACAGGTATTGCCTCAAAAAACAATTCCGAACTCCGATTTTTGCAATCCAATAAAAATTTCACAGATCTCAGATTCTCTCGGACCAaaatttcatcatcatcatctgggAAAAGCTGGGAGCTGAAAGTGAGTGCACCATTGAGGGTTGCTTCagtagaaggagaagaagaaaacagagcAGCGAAGAGAATCAATGGCGTTAATGGTGTTGGAgatgaagaaggagaagaaggaagattCGATCCGGGTGCGCCGCCACCGTTCAAGCTGGCCGATATTCGAGCTGCTATTCCGAAACATTGTTGGGTAAAAGACCCATGGAGGTCTATGAGCTATGTTGTGAGGGATGTGGCTGTGGTTTTCGGCTTGGCTGCTGCCGCGGCTCATCTCAACAACTGGGTCGTTTGGCCTCTCTACTGGGCTGCTCAGGGTACCATGTTTTGGGCTCTCTTTGTTCTTGGTCATGATTGGTAATCAATAATCCTCCCCTtcttatatatagatttattcTCTATCTTTATTCGCTTTGCAGTTTATATGTCAAAACTGTTATTGAATTTTTCTCTGGTTTTGATTATGTAGTGGCCATGGAAGTTTTTCGAACAATCACAAGCTAAACAGTGTGGTTGGGCATCTTCTGCATTCTTCAATTCTTGTTCCTTATCATGGATGGTTAGCCcctgaaacaaataatttttctttttcaatttcaatccttTTTATGATGAATTTTCAGTGGTTCATTTTCTTTGATAAATTGCAATATTCTCATGAAATGcattaaaaatgtttatgaatTTGTACAGGAGAATTAGCCATAGAACTCATCATCAAAACCATGGTCATGTGGAGAATGATGAATCATGGCATCCggttagtatttatttatttatttttcatttttaacagCTGGCCTCCTCTGTTCATTATAGAATGATAAATTTTTCCACGGAAATTCTTGCAGTTGTCCGAGAAAATTTTCAGGAACTTGGATAACGTCACTAAAGCTTTGAGATTTACTGTACCATTTCCAATGCTTGCATACCCTTTTTACCTTGTGAGTTTTGTGGTCTCAGATTATCAAATTTCTTCGTGGAGTTTTGACATTACTGGatggttattaatttatttactattttgttcttatatttttaatttgtgcaGTGGAACAGAAGTCCTGGAAAAACTGGTTCTCATTTTGACCCAAACAGTGACCTGTTTGTCGCCAGTGAGAGAAAAGATGTGATCACCTCCACTCTATGTTGGACAGCAATGGCTTCAATACTTGTGGGGTTGGCCTTTGCTATGGGCCCTATTCAATTGCTTAAGCTCTATGTTGTTCCTTATTGGGTAAAAACCAGCATTTTCTGATTGTCATTTGCAGGTTCTCTTCTCcatttaaatgatcaaaatataattgactttgaaatttttttttttttttttttttttttgggggcttcAATTGATAGGTTTTCGTTATGTGGCTGGATTTCGTCACTTACTTGCATCACCATGGACATGATGATAAATTACCATGGTATCGTGGAAAGGTATGAAACTAAAAAAAGgattattttgtcttttttttttcttcatactGTTCTTTCAATCGAACAGCAAGAGATAAATTAAATTAGTTACATTCTTTTTCCATTTCCCTCAAAAGATTCTTCAGATCCAAACCTAGCCTTAAGTCGACGCTACTCCTTTCATATTAAATGCTTTTTTGACTTGAATAGATTCAGAAAGTTGCAAAATAAGAGTGATAATTCATTGGTAGTATGTTGTTTTAGTCTTTAAGCTAGTAATGGTGATAGTTTCCtcctcttatttttttttttcctttttttttttttgggggggggtaaATAATGGTGATTGTTTCCTTGCAATAGCATAGATGTTTGTCTTGTTTAGTTTGATGTGACTATGGCAATTGTTTTAATATGTTAAGCTTTCTTTTCTTATGTTTGACAGGAATGGAGTTACCTAAGAGGAGGGCTTACAACACTTGATAGAGACTATGGATGGATAAATAACATCCACCACGACATTGGAACGCATGTGATCCATCATCTTTTTCCTCAAATCCCTCATTACCACTTAATTGAAGCAGTAAGTATAGCTTCTAACTTCTCTTAGCAAAAAGAAAAGGACTTTCCCTAAAATCTACAGAGTGTATGATTTCTTGTTTTCTTCTAGACTGAGGCAGCTAAGCCAGTGCTTGGGAAATACTACCGAGAGCCAAAGAAATCAGGACCTATACCGTTTCACCTGTTTGGCGATTTGTTAAGAAGCTTGAAACAAGATCACTATGTTAGTGATACTGGGGACGTTGTGTACTACCAAACGGATTCTGAACTTAGTGGATCTTCAAAATCGAAGTAAAGCTTTAACTCTTTGACTCATTGGAGCATAAGGAAAGCTATGAAGATCGCTGGCTTGGACTGTCTTTGACCCCAGTTAAAGGATCTATCTGAGCTTGACTTCCATGGGGTCAAAGACACCATTTGATGTCCAAATTTTCTATGCCGATGAGGCCAAACTGATGCCTTGCAAGCATGATAGCTAGTGGGGGAATATATGTTAAAGTTGCGTGTATTCTCAGTTTTTTAGTGCTATTCATATAGTGAGggaaattatgtatatttataatccATTCTTCTTGAGGGCATCTCTCAGCGAATAATCTTGTAGTGCATGAAACGAATTTCGAaatgaaaagaaggaaaattttggGGTGAAAACATCTTTCTTGTTTTGTGATATGCTATAGAATTCTGGCTGAGATGCTTGGGACTCTGTATTGTATaaattcaaaaaccattttttgttttcttgcttTTAGAAACAAATCAATCAAACATTATTTCctggttttaattttatttttcaaaaaaaataaaaataaaaataaaaaaagaaaagaaatcattGGGAGTCAATGTACATTCTGATTCTGTATCTCATTTATtagtttaatataaaaataatactaattctAAAAATAATGAATCATATGAAAACTGTTTTGCAATGATACAtgccaaataatttaattcatGTAATTTTGTTATGTTCTCAAAATATGAGAAAGACAGCAGGAAAATGTTGCCATACCCTTTACTTCCTTGGGGGAAGGTGGAGCCCATATTTTGGACCAAAAAGAAGCgtcattttctatatattttcatgCAAGTGTCAATTTCCCACAATTCTTAATAGTAATATGGTATTAATCACCATTAGTGACAGTATCAGATTGGAGCTTTCAGTATACATATGATATGTCATTTTCTCTTGGATAATGCCATTCATTTTTCTAATGTGTGTACTAAGTTGAAAAACTTAAACAGAGATTATTTGTGTGGTTCATAAATTTTCACTTTTCTGTTCCGTGGCTCTTTATCACATATCTATgcaaagaataaagagatagTTGCTTTGCCAACTTTTTCTAAGATGGTCCACACCAGCAAAGTGCAAAACAAAATGTAGTTCACACATCCATGTAATATCCACAcagagtcatatatatatatatatatatatatatagggtatgtGGAAGAAGAATGGCCTCTTATATACGTTTGTCCATGCGTTATCTTGTCCGTCCAATTAcgtgctaatttatttttataatatatgttttgataTACTCTTAGTGCTGATTacagacttttttttcttttttctttttttttccttttaaacatTCAAACCACGCTAATAAATGACATGCAGCGGTTGAGTAGAGTGAgatactaaaatttttaaatttggttctataaatgaattaattttactcaagctcataaaattttaaaatagtttatataaGATAAGTTGGAACTTATTATTAGACATGTAAGAAACAAGAAACTAtgtgaacttaattttgatttgaaagGCAGAGTTAGAAATTTTAACGTTTCGGTTTCACAATTGAAAAGAATTATATTTTGTCACTTCTACAAACATTTGTTATACTATTTGTTTTCAGTAAGTTCATTTCAcaggctctctctctctctctctctctctctctctcacacacacacacacacacacacacacaaaaag comes from Ziziphus jujuba cultivar Dongzao chromosome 6, ASM3175591v1 and encodes:
- the LOC107430888 gene encoding omega-3 fatty acid desaturase, chloroplastic — its product is MASLLLSECGLRPLPQNFAIPRTGIASKNNSELRFLQSNKNFTDLRFSRTKISSSSSGKSWELKVSAPLRVASVEGEEENRAAKRINGVNGVGDEEGEEGRFDPGAPPPFKLADIRAAIPKHCWVKDPWRSMSYVVRDVAVVFGLAAAAAHLNNWVVWPLYWAAQGTMFWALFVLGHDCGHGSFSNNHKLNSVVGHLLHSSILVPYHGWRISHRTHHQNHGHVENDESWHPLSEKIFRNLDNVTKALRFTVPFPMLAYPFYLWNRSPGKTGSHFDPNSDLFVASERKDVITSTLCWTAMASILVGLAFAMGPIQLLKLYVVPYWVFVMWLDFVTYLHHHGHDDKLPWYRGKEWSYLRGGLTTLDRDYGWINNIHHDIGTHVIHHLFPQIPHYHLIEATEAAKPVLGKYYREPKKSGPIPFHLFGDLLRSLKQDHYVSDTGDVVYYQTDSELSGSSKSK